The uncultured Cohaesibacter sp. genome segment CAAGGAGCAGAGTGAAGATCAAAAGAGCAATCAAGGGTGCGCGCATGGCATGAATATCGGCCCCTTTGAGCATGATGCCACGCACCAGACGCAGGAAGTGGGTCAACGGGAAAATCTCGCCAATCACCTGCGCCCATCCCGGCATGCCCTTGAAGGGGAACATGAAGCCGGACAAAAGCAATGATGGCAGAAAGAAGAAAAAGCTCATTTGCATGGCCTGCATCTGACTGCCCGCGACAGTGGAGATGGCATAGCCGATCAGCACGAGCGAAAAAATGAAAATGAAGACGCCGAGCAAAAGCAGCCAGAGCGAGCCGACAAAGGGAACGCTGAAGAGGGTCTTGGCGGCGACCAGCACGACAATCACCTGCACTGCGCCGACGGCCAGATAAGGCAGGATCTTGCCAAGCATGATTTCGAACGGAGTGGCGGGCATGGCAAGGAGATTTTCCATCGTGCCGCGTTCAACTTCGCGGGTCAGCGCCATCGACGTCATCATCACCATGATCAGCTGGAGAATCACCCCGAGCAGTCCCGGTACGATGTTATATTGGGTAATGCCTTCGGGATTATAGAGGCGATGGACGACGATATCGATGGCGGGGCCTTGCGGCTCAATGTTGCCCAATTCACGCTGGAACGCCTGTTTGGCTACCGTTGTCAGGGTGGAGACTGCACCGGAGGAAGCCGCCGGGTCGGTGGCGTCCGCCTCGATCAGGATTTGCGGGTGGTCGCCCTTCAGTACCCGTTTGGAGAAATCGGATGGAATGGTGACAATGAAGGAAACGCGCCCCTCTTCCATCAGGCGGTTGGCTTCCAGGTGCGAGCTGACCACATGGTCGAAGCGATAATAGTCGGTGATTTCGAGCGCCGAGACCATGGCGCGGGTGAACTGATCCTGCGAGGTGGTGACAAGCGCTGCGGGCAATTGCTTGGGGTCGGTGTTGATGGCAAAGCCGAACAGGGCGAGCTGGATGAGCGGGATGCCGATCATCATCGCAAAGGTGATGCGGTCTCGCATCATTTGCGTGACTTCCTTGGCGAGCAGGGCATAAAGGCGCGAGAAGGACAAATACTGGTTCATGACGGCTCTCCGGCTGGTGTCATGGCCGAAGGGGCGGGGCCCATATTGTCGGTTGACTGGCTCATATACTGGATGAAGACATCTTCCAGCGTCGTCTCTCCGGCTGCTGCCTGAATATCAAACTGGCTGGCGGTTTGACGGACGATCTGTTCGAGCTTGGCTTTGTCCTTGCCGACCACATGAAGCGAATTGCCAAAGGGGGCAACCTGATCGACACCGTCTATCTGTTGCAGGGACTTGGCGGCCATCAGGGCATTCTTGCCCGACAGGATGAAGGTGTGCAGACCTGCTTGGGCCACGACTTCTTGTACGGTGCCGGAGGTGAGCAGGGAACCATAGGCGATGTAATTGATCCGGTGGCAGCGTTCGGCCTCGTCCATATAGTGGGTGGAGACCATCACCGTCATGCCATCGGCGGCAAGGGCGTGGATTTCATCCCAGAATTCCCGCCGGGCCTTTGGGTCGACACCTGCTGTGGGTTCGTCCAGCAGCAGGAGCTTTGGCTTGTGCATGATGCAGGCGGCGAGCGCGAGGCGCTGCTTCCAGCCGCCCGACAACAGACCCGCCAATTGATGCTTGCGCGAGGTGAGGCCGAGATTTTCCAATGTGTCGCGCACATGATCGCGGGCCGGACTGAGGCCATAGAGCCGTGCCACAAAATAGAGATTTTCCTCGATTGTCAGATCGGTATAGAAGGAGAATTTCTGCGTCATATAGCCGACCTGCCGTTTGATTTTCAGCTGATCGTCGTGCAAGTCAAAGCCAAGCACCGTGCCTTCGCCCGAGTCGGGGGTGAGCAGGCCGCACATCACGCGGATGGTGGTCGTTTTGCCTGAGCCATTGGGTCCGAGAAAGCCGGAAATTTCTCCCTTCTCGACCGTTAGCGAAACATTGTTGACCACGGTCTTATCGCCAAAACGCTTGACGAGATTGCGGACATCGATGGCTTTCATGCCTGTTTCCTCATTTCGCCGGTGCTTGGGATGGTGTGAGCCGAACGGAGACGATTTGACCCGGTTTGAGACTGGACCCCTCGGCGGGGAGCGCTTCGATCTGGTAGACAAGCTTTTGGCGGTTCTCAAGGGAATAGATGACCGGCGGCGTGAATTCCGGGCCGTCCGAAATGTAGTTGACGATGGCCGTGTTGGGACTTCTGCATCCGTCGCATTCGACATTAAGTTGACTGCCAACCTTGATGGAAGAGAGAGCGTCTTCGGGCAGATAGAGGCGCAGTTTGGTGCCATTGTCGGGCAGCAGCGAAAGGATCGGGGCCTGCGGGCCTGCAACTTCCCCAAGATCGCGGATGATGTCGACGATGATGCCGGTCTGGCTGGCTTTTAACGTGCGTTTGCGCAGACGCCATTGGGCCTTTTCCAGAGCGGCCTGTGCTTGTTTGACACTGGCTTTGGCAGCGTCGATGTCATCCTTGCGGGCTGGCAGTTTGGTATAGGCGAGATTGGCTTTCAGCTCCTCAACCTTGGCTCTGGCGACATCATAGGATGTTTGGGCCTGATCAAAGCGGCTTTTTGAAACGGTGCCTTTTTCCATCAGTTTTTGCTGGCGTTCCATGTCGCGCTTGGCTTCTTCGGCACTGAACTGGGCCGCAGCGATGGAGGCTTGCAAGGTGGCGATCTTTTCCGGTCGCGCGCCTCTGTTCAGGTTGGCCAGTTTGCTGCGGGCTTGCGCGATGGTGGCTTCGGCTTCCGCAACGGCGATTTCCGCGTCGCGGCGTTCAAGTATTGCCAAAGGCTGGTCGTAGGCCACGCGGTCGCCGCGCTTTACCGGAATGGCGGCGATCTGGGCGGTCTCTATGGGAGCGATCAGCACATAGTCCCCCTCGACATAGCCGGTGGCCAAAGGTTCGGGAGGCAGGCAGGCGTTAAACAACAGACTGAGAAAGGGGATGGAGCAGAGAAAGGTCATGATGCGTTCCTGTGCGCGGCGATGAGGGCACGAATGTTGATTTGCAAAACAGACAAGATCGCAAGGGTTTCCTCGCGGCTATAGCCCTGCCACTTCATGTGGCGGGCGACGATTGGCTGAGCGATGCGGAAATAGGCAATTTGCGAAATGATCGAGAAGAGGGTGATGCGGGTCTCTTCCAGTTCGGCGACATGCGGCTCGGCACCAATGGCTTCGACCCAGTGGCCCAGCAGAAATTCGAACAGGGGGCGGAACAGATTTTGGTAGATATGATCGAAAACGTCGCTTCTCTCATGGGCTTCGCGGAAGAGAAACCGGATCATCGGTTCAGCCTCTTTCAGACTGAGCAGAGTGTATGCCTGCCTGAGAAACATTGCTTCGAAAGTGGTCTCTGCCGATTGGACAAGATCGGGCAGATCTTGTTGGCTCTGGGTCTGCCGAAGGGCGGTCATATGGTCGATGATGATGTCGGCGCAGGCCATTTTCAGGCCCGCCTTGCTGCCAAAATGATAAGGGATCGAGGCGACATTGGTATCCGCAGCGGCGGCGATTTCGCGAGTTGAGGTCGCCGCGAAGCCCTTTTCGCCAAACAGCCGGAAGGCCGCCCTGATGAGGGCCTGTCTGGTATTGATGGATCGTTCCTGTGCCATATCAGATGCTCTTTGGTGGGGTATTTGAAGATCAGAATAGTCTTGATTGAAAAATTAATCAATCGATTGATTAATTTTATGCTGTGGCCTCGTCAATCACGTGTTTGCGATCTGAGAGCCTGTTGTTCGGATCGGTTGTTTATGAGCCGAGTGTTGTTTATTGAAGGGCAAGAGGATCGCGTATCAATGTTGGAGAGACTGATGGTGACTTTGCTGGATGAATTGCGCGCATGTGGGGATTGGAATGACGCTTTGCGCGGCCAGCATGAGCGCCTCCAATCCTTGGAAGCGTGGCTTAACGGCGAAGAAAGACAATATCAGATTTTGCCGCAGCGGGGACTTCGCCTCAATGCCTTGAAGCAGACGCCGCTTGAACAGGTGCGGGTGGTGATTACCGGCCAAGACCCCTATCCGGGGCTGGAAGGGGATGTTCCCCACGCCATGGGGCTGTCTTTTTCTGTGCCTCGTGGCGTCAAGCCACCACGGTCCCTCAACAATATCTATAAAGAGCTGGCAGAGGATTGTGGCTTGATGCCGCCCTCCCATGGTGATTTGAGCGGCTGGGCGCAGCAGGGGGTGTTGATGCTCAACAGTTGTCTTACCTTGCGCCAGGGAGAGCCTGCATCTCATGCCAAGAAGGGCTGGGAGGCGTTCACCGCCGCAGTGCTGGATGTAGTCAATGCAAAAGCTGATCCGGTGGTGTTTCTGGCGTGGGGCAAGCATAGTCACAAGCTGGCCGAGCGCATTGACGATACCCGTCATCGCATAGTGCGAACGTCTCATCCAAGCCCGTTGGGGGCGCGCAAGGCAGGGGCCAATTTCAATGCCTTTCTGGGTTCTCGCTGCTTCTCCCGTGCCAATGAAATTTTAACCTCCCAAGGACGTGAAAAGGTCGACTGGCTTGCTTTGTCTTGAGTCTCCATAAAGGAAATTACCTATAAGCAAACGTGCGTTATTTACATCTTATAAGGCAATTACTGGTTATTAGTAGATGTGGGGACGCGGGATGTCGCTTTATGAGATGTGGTGAATAGGTTTTGTTAACCACACGGCCATTTGGTGACAATCTGTCGCAATTATTCGTTAGATCTAGTCTTGATTTTACACCTTTGCGCCGCGTTTGATTAAAGGATTAATTAGAAAAGACTCTTAGTCTGTCTTTTGGGGGTAATGTCATTCGGTTCAGGTCTGTTCAATTCTGACAGTCGGCCGAAGGCAGGATTGATATGTTATGAATGAGTCATTTTACAAGGACATCTTGGATTCACTCCATGACGGTATCTATTTCGTCAATCGTCGCCGTGAGGTCCTCTACTGGAACAAGGCGGCTGAGGATCTGAGTGGATATACAGCTGAGGAAATGCTTGGCAAGCGTTGTGCAGACAACACGCTAAATCATGTCGATGAGAATGGTCGCAATCTGTGTCGCAGCGGTTGCCCTCTTGCCGGCTGCATGCGCGATGGGCAATCCCGTGACGTCAATGTCTTCTTGCATCACAAGGATGGGCATCGGGTGCCAGTGAATATCCGGTCCCTGCCTATGCGGGACGAGGATGGAAAGATTGTCGGTTCTGTCGAGATCTTTTCAGACCGCAGTCACACGATGGCGATTAGTTCGGAGGTCGAGGCCCTGAGGCAGGCGACCGTGACCGACGCTTTGACCGGCATTGGCAACCGCAGGCAAGCAGACATATCTCTGAACAGTTTTGGCAATGCCTGGCGGCAGAACAAAGTACCGTTCGGCGTGCTGTATATTGATATCGACGATTTCAAGTCGGTCAATGATCGGTGGGGCCACGATGTGGGAGACCGGGTGATCAAGGCCGTTGCCAGCACCCTGATGGCTACCCTTCGGCCCACCGATGTTGCCTGTCGCTGGGGAGGCGATGAATTTGTCATCTTCCTGCCCCATACCACTGATGAGGGGATGGCGGCTGTGGGGCAGCGCTTGCTTCACTTGCTGCGTGAATCCTGGATCGATTTGAATGGTGAGACTGTGTCTTTCACCGCGTCTGTGGGCGGTGCCATTACGCGGATAGGGGATCGGGCCTCTGATGTGATGGCGCGTGCGGATGCCCAACTCTATTTGAGCAAGAAATCAGGCCGCAATTGCTTCTATTGTGAAGAAAAACTCAGCGAGGCGTCC includes the following:
- a CDS encoding ABC transporter ATP-binding protein encodes the protein MKAIDVRNLVKRFGDKTVVNNVSLTVEKGEISGFLGPNGSGKTTTIRVMCGLLTPDSGEGTVLGFDLHDDQLKIKRQVGYMTQKFSFYTDLTIEENLYFVARLYGLSPARDHVRDTLENLGLTSRKHQLAGLLSGGWKQRLALAACIMHKPKLLLLDEPTAGVDPKARREFWDEIHALAADGMTVMVSTHYMDEAERCHRINYIAYGSLLTSGTVQEVVAQAGLHTFILSGKNALMAAKSLQQIDGVDQVAPFGNSLHVVGKDKAKLEQIVRQTASQFDIQAAAGETTLEDVFIQYMSQSTDNMGPAPSAMTPAGEPS
- the ung gene encoding uracil-DNA glycosylase; amino-acid sequence: MLERLMVTLLDELRACGDWNDALRGQHERLQSLEAWLNGEERQYQILPQRGLRLNALKQTPLEQVRVVITGQDPYPGLEGDVPHAMGLSFSVPRGVKPPRSLNNIYKELAEDCGLMPPSHGDLSGWAQQGVLMLNSCLTLRQGEPASHAKKGWEAFTAAVLDVVNAKADPVVFLAWGKHSHKLAERIDDTRHRIVRTSHPSPLGARKAGANFNAFLGSRCFSRANEILTSQGREKVDWLALS
- a CDS encoding sensor domain-containing diguanylate cyclase yields the protein MNESFYKDILDSLHDGIYFVNRRREVLYWNKAAEDLSGYTAEEMLGKRCADNTLNHVDENGRNLCRSGCPLAGCMRDGQSRDVNVFLHHKDGHRVPVNIRSLPMRDEDGKIVGSVEIFSDRSHTMAISSEVEALRQATVTDALTGIGNRRQADISLNSFGNAWRQNKVPFGVLYIDIDDFKSVNDRWGHDVGDRVIKAVASTLMATLRPTDVACRWGGDEFVIFLPHTTDEGMAAVGQRLLHLLRESWIDLNGETVSFTASVGGAITRIGDRASDVMARADAQLYLSKKSGRNCFYCEEKLSEAS
- a CDS encoding ABC transporter permease — encoded protein: MNQYLSFSRLYALLAKEVTQMMRDRITFAMMIGIPLIQLALFGFAINTDPKQLPAALVTTSQDQFTRAMVSALEITDYYRFDHVVSSHLEANRLMEEGRVSFIVTIPSDFSKRVLKGDHPQILIEADATDPAASSGAVSTLTTVAKQAFQRELGNIEPQGPAIDIVVHRLYNPEGITQYNIVPGLLGVILQLIMVMMTSMALTREVERGTMENLLAMPATPFEIMLGKILPYLAVGAVQVIVVLVAAKTLFSVPFVGSLWLLLLGVFIFIFSLVLIGYAISTVAGSQMQAMQMSFFFFLPSLLLSGFMFPFKGMPGWAQVIGEIFPLTHFLRLVRGIMLKGADIHAMRAPLIALLIFTLLLAAIALLRFRKTLD
- a CDS encoding CerR family C-terminal domain-containing protein; its protein translation is MAQERSINTRQALIRAAFRLFGEKGFAATSTREIAAAADTNVASIPYHFGSKAGLKMACADIIIDHMTALRQTQSQQDLPDLVQSAETTFEAMFLRQAYTLLSLKEAEPMIRFLFREAHERSDVFDHIYQNLFRPLFEFLLGHWVEAIGAEPHVAELEETRITLFSIISQIAYFRIAQPIVARHMKWQGYSREETLAILSVLQINIRALIAAHRNAS
- a CDS encoding HlyD family efflux transporter periplasmic adaptor subunit; amino-acid sequence: MTFLCSIPFLSLLFNACLPPEPLATGYVEGDYVLIAPIETAQIAAIPVKRGDRVAYDQPLAILERRDAEIAVAEAEATIAQARSKLANLNRGARPEKIATLQASIAAAQFSAEEAKRDMERQQKLMEKGTVSKSRFDQAQTSYDVARAKVEELKANLAYTKLPARKDDIDAAKASVKQAQAALEKAQWRLRKRTLKASQTGIIVDIIRDLGEVAGPQAPILSLLPDNGTKLRLYLPEDALSSIKVGSQLNVECDGCRSPNTAIVNYISDGPEFTPPVIYSLENRQKLVYQIEALPAEGSSLKPGQIVSVRLTPSQAPAK